The following proteins are encoded in a genomic region of Neisseria perflava:
- a CDS encoding glycosyltransferase family 8 protein produces the protein MSNITIVLAADTGYAEQVHTLMKSVCTHKKNVNFYLMHNTFRREWIDYTNQKLAASGSRLNDVKIEMDFSQYRRLPHISDAAFFRLMMQHLPVDRALYLDSDMVVTQSLHDLFNLDMHGYPVAAVQDSFLARTEWNHPTGLHTTPYFNSGMLLVDLAQWREHNIAAQLLQTATTIDKSVPYGDQCFLNTVFQKNWLQLEESWNFQTGAVQYFQKRNLGEIFPKPDTVPPVIHYTTRAKPWLCDYGKIPFEEIYWQYYCADWPKA, from the coding sequence ATGAGCAACATCACCATCGTCCTTGCCGCCGATACCGGCTATGCCGAGCAGGTTCATACACTGATGAAGTCCGTCTGTACCCACAAAAAAAATGTCAATTTCTACCTCATGCACAATACCTTCAGGCGGGAATGGATCGACTATACCAACCAAAAGCTCGCAGCCAGCGGCAGCCGTCTGAATGATGTCAAAATCGAGATGGACTTCAGCCAATATCGCCGCCTACCCCATATTTCGGATGCCGCATTTTTCCGTCTGATGATGCAACATCTGCCTGTCGACCGCGCCCTGTATCTCGACAGCGATATGGTGGTTACCCAATCCCTACACGATTTGTTCAACCTCGATATGCACGGTTATCCCGTTGCGGCGGTACAAGACTCCTTTCTTGCCCGTACCGAATGGAATCACCCGACCGGCCTGCACACTACGCCCTATTTCAATTCCGGTATGTTGTTGGTCGACCTGGCGCAATGGCGGGAACACAATATCGCAGCGCAACTGCTGCAAACTGCTACCACCATTGATAAATCCGTTCCCTACGGCGACCAATGCTTTCTAAACACCGTATTTCAAAAAAATTGGCTGCAATTGGAAGAATCTTGGAATTTTCAAACAGGCGCAGTCCAATATTTCCAAAAACGAAATCTCGGCGAAATATTCCCCAAACCTGACACCGTCCCGCCCGTTATCCACTACACCACACGCGCCAAACCGTGGTTGTGCGATTACGGCAAGATTCCTTTTGAAGAAATCTATTGGCAATACTATTGCGCCGACTGGCCGAAAGCGTAA
- the rmuC gene encoding DNA recombination protein RmuC codes for MNTTLILTGAAAFFIGALFAWLITRYQAQNRHFIVLQELAESRRLHEFAEQVQAQTAADLAQSRHTVQELQDELQETGNRFAAAEKQIAYLQDCEAEAEALKHECAKWQQSAQNLQINNELLNTQLAQEQALSADKNTLLQQQETEKGRLKQDYDTLLEQNHALQVQNERLSTQLAQEKANIDDKNSLLQQQEAEKGRLKQEYAALLEQNHALQVQNERLNTQSEKDRQAAEEKLTLLADARKNLSDQFQNLANTILEEKSRRFTEQNHDHLQQLLNPLNERIHGFSELVQQTYEKEAKERLTIENELKRLQTLNTQLHHDAKALTTALTGTQNKTQGNWGEMILESVLENSGLQKGREYIVQASSVRHEADGTQRRLQPDVLINLPDNKQIVIDSKVSLTAYVRYTQSTGAEAERELANHVASIRAHIKSLAAKDYTDLEGIKTLDFVFMFVPVEPAYLLALQHDPNLFQECFDKRIMLTGPSTLLATLRTVANIWRNEQQNQNALAIAEAGSKLYDKFVGFVESMDGINKALGQAQSQFQTAYGRLVSGRGNLISSTEKLRKLGIKAGKQLQRDLLEKAMLENEDHAALPTAQAQEND; via the coding sequence ATGAACACCACCCTAATCCTGACCGGCGCGGCCGCATTTTTTATCGGCGCGCTGTTTGCTTGGCTGATAACACGCTACCAAGCCCAAAACCGACACTTTATTGTTTTGCAAGAATTGGCCGAAAGCCGCCGCCTGCATGAGTTTGCCGAACAGGTACAGGCTCAAACTGCGGCGGACTTGGCGCAAAGCCGCCATACCGTGCAGGAATTGCAAGACGAATTGCAGGAGACGGGCAACCGCTTTGCCGCAGCCGAAAAACAGATTGCCTATCTGCAAGATTGCGAGGCCGAAGCCGAAGCTTTAAAACACGAATGTGCAAAATGGCAGCAAAGTGCGCAAAACCTGCAAATCAACAACGAACTCCTAAACACGCAACTGGCTCAAGAACAGGCATTGAGTGCGGATAAAAATACACTTTTACAACAGCAGGAAACGGAAAAAGGCCGTCTGAAACAAGACTACGACACGCTTTTGGAGCAAAACCATGCGCTGCAAGTCCAAAATGAACGCCTCTCCACACAACTGGCGCAAGAAAAAGCCAATATCGACGACAAAAACAGTCTTTTACAGCAACAGGAAGCTGAAAAAGGCCGTCTGAAACAAGAATACGCCGCCCTTTTGGAGCAAAATCACGCGCTTCAAGTCCAAAACGAGCGCCTCAATACCCAATCGGAAAAAGACCGTCAGGCTGCCGAAGAAAAACTGACCCTGCTGGCAGATGCGCGTAAAAACCTGAGCGACCAGTTCCAAAACCTCGCCAACACTATTCTGGAAGAGAAAAGCCGCCGCTTTACCGAACAAAACCACGACCATCTCCAACAACTGCTCAATCCGCTCAACGAACGCATCCACGGCTTCAGCGAGCTGGTTCAGCAAACCTACGAAAAAGAAGCCAAAGAGCGCCTGACCATCGAAAACGAGCTCAAACGCCTGCAAACCCTCAACACCCAGCTCCACCACGATGCCAAAGCGCTGACCACTGCGCTGACCGGCACGCAAAACAAAACCCAAGGCAACTGGGGCGAGATGATTTTGGAAAGCGTATTGGAAAATTCCGGCCTACAGAAAGGCCGCGAATACATCGTTCAAGCCTCCAGCGTCCGCCACGAAGCAGATGGCACCCAACGCCGCCTCCAGCCCGACGTCCTCATCAATCTGCCCGACAACAAACAAATCGTCATCGACTCCAAAGTATCGCTGACCGCCTACGTCCGCTATACGCAAAGCACCGGCGCAGAAGCAGAACGCGAGCTTGCCAACCACGTCGCCAGTATCCGCGCCCATATCAAAAGCTTGGCAGCAAAAGATTACACCGACCTTGAGGGTATCAAAACGCTGGACTTCGTCTTTATGTTCGTCCCTGTCGAACCGGCCTACCTCCTCGCCCTGCAACACGATCCAAACCTCTTCCAAGAGTGTTTCGACAAACGCATCATGCTGACCGGCCCCAGTACCCTGCTCGCCACCCTGCGCACCGTTGCCAACATCTGGCGCAATGAGCAGCAAAACCAAAACGCGCTGGCGATTGCCGAGGCAGGCAGCAAACTCTATGACAAATTTGTTGGCTTTGTCGAAAGCATGGACGGCATCAATAAAGCGCTCGGTCAGGCTCAATCCCAGTTTCAGACGGCCTATGGCCGCTTGGTTTCCGGCAGGGGCAACCTCATCAGCAGCACCGAAAAACTGCGCAAATTGGGCATCAAAGCCGGTAAGCAACTGCAACGCGATTTATTAGAAAAAGCCATGTTGGAAAACGAAGACCACGCCGCCTTACCGACCGCACAAGCCCAAGAAAATGACTGA